A stretch of DNA from Streptomyces sp. NBC_01197:
CGCGGATCACATCGAGGTCGACGACGATCGCGATGGGGGTCGGGACCCCGTACGAGCCGCGTCCGTTGTCGTTGTCGAGGGTCGACACCGGCGAGCAGATGCCGTCGTGCGAGAGGTTCGTCGCGACGGCGACCATCGGAAGGCCCACCCGGGCCGCCGCGTACTTCGTCACGTCGATGATCTTGCCGCCGCCGAGACCGACCACCGCGTCGTACCGCTTGCCCTTGATCCCGTCGGCCAGCCGCACTGCGGAGTCGATGGTGCCGTCGGCGACCGAGTACCAGTCGGCGCCGGGCAGTACCGGTGCGAGCCGCTCGCGCAGCGCCCGGCCCGATCCGTCACTGACGGCGAGGGCGAGCTTGCCCGAGGCCGAGATCCGCTGGTCGGCGAGGAGGCCCGCCAGGTCGTCGAGGGCGCCGCTGCTGATGTCGACGACGACCGGGGACGGGATGAGCCTCGTCAGTACTGGCACGCGATGCCACGGCCCTTCGCGAGGTCGTCGTGGTTGTCGATCTCGACCCAGGCGACATCGCCTATCGGGGCCACGTCGATACGGAAGCCGCGGTTCACCAGCTCCTGGTAGCCGTCCTCGTAGTAGAGGTCGGGGTCGCGCTCGAAGGTGACCTTGAGCGCGTCCGCGAGCTCTTCGGCGGCCTCGGGCTCGATGAGGGTGACCCCGATGTACTCGCCGGTGGCCGTCGAGGGGTCCATCAGCTTGGTGATCCTGGTCACGGCGTCGGTGCCGTCCGTGATGACCTTCATCTCCTCGTCGGCGAGGTGCTTCACCGTGTCGAGGGCGAGGACGATCCGCCGGCCGTCACCGCGCGCGGCGAGCAGCGTCTTCTCGACGGAGACCGGGTGCACGGTGTCGCCGTTGGCGAGGATCACACCCTGCTTGAGCACTTCGCGGGCGCACCAGAGGGAGTAGGCGTTGTTCCACTCCTCGGCCTTGTCGTTGTCGATCAGCGTGATCGTGACGCCGTACTTGGCCTCGAACTCCGCACGGCGGGCGTACACCGCTTCCTTGCGGTAGCCGACGACGACCGCGACCTCGGTGAGTCCGACCTCGGCGAAGTTGCTCAGCGCGATGTCGAGAACGGTGGTCGGCTCGCCCTCCCCCTCGGGGCCGACGGGCACGAGGGCCTTGGGCAGCGTGTCGGTGTAGGGGCGCAGACGCCTGCCTGCGCCGGCCGCCAGTACGAGGCCGATCATGCGGGTTCTCCTTCGTCATGTACAGCGGGTGCTCCGGAGGACACCCAGAAGCGGATGCTCTCCGCGAGCACCACGATCGCCACGGCCACGGCGAGCACCGTGAGCGCGACGGCGAAACCGCCACCGGCGGTGTGCCGTGTCGTCAGCACGGCGGCGAGTACGGCGACCACCAGGGTCCGGCCTTCGTGACCGCCGATCGTACGCACGAGCCACCGGGGCGGCGCGCCAGTGCCGCCCTTGATGCGGTACACCGTGTCGTAGTGATGGTAGGCGACGGCGCCGACCAGGCCGAAGGCCGCGGGCAGCGCCTCGTGGACATCGGAGCGGGCCGCCAGCACGAGGATGGTGACGTATTCGGCGGCCCGGAAGACCGGGGGCACCAGCCAGTCGAGGGCGCCCTTGAGCGGTCGCGAGACGGCCGTTCCGGAGAGTACGCAGTACAGGGCGGCTCCCGCGGCGGGCCACCAGCTGCCGACCGGCGCGAAGAGTGACACGGCCACCACGAGGGCGCCGCCCACGAACGCGATCACCGGCAGGGCGCCGCGCGGTCCCCTGAGGAACCGTGCGAAGAGCTGGGCGAGCGGGCCGGAGTCAGCGAGATCGGCGAGTGCCTGGGCGGCGCGGTCGGTACGGGTGGCCCGGCGGGTCAGCGAGCGCAGGATCCGGCCGGCCGTGGTGTAGCAGGCGGCCAGGGCGCAGCCGACGAGCAGCGCGTAGAAGACGATCCGGGGGGTGGTCACCGCGGTGAGCACAGCGATCATGGCCCAGCGTTCACCGATCGGGAGCACGATCATGCGGCGCACCCAGACCGTCCAGCCGACGCTGTCGAGCTTGTCGGAGAGGGCGGCGGTGGGACTGGTGTTGCCCGTCGCGTCGTGGTTCGCCTCGTTGAAGGAGAAGTCCACGACGTGGCGGCAGGTCTGGAGGACCATCGCGCCGAGGGCCAGCACCCAGACGTCGTCGCCGTTGCGGGCCGCGCCCAGCGCGAGCCCCGCGTAGTAGGCGTACTCCTTGGCCCGGTCGAAGGTCGCGTCCAGCCAGGCGCCGAGCGTCGAGTACTGGAGCGAGTACCGGGCGAGCTGACCGTCCGTGCAGTCCAGCACGAAGGAGCAGATCAGCAGCACTCCGGCGGCGATGTATCCGCCGCGGGTGCCGGTCGCCGCGCAGGCCGCCGCTATCAGCGCGGTGATCAGCGAGGCGGTGGTGACCTGGTTCGGGGTCAGCCCGTGGCGGGCGCACCAGCGCGCGATGTACCGCGAGTAGGGGCTGATGCAGTACGTCGTGAAGAAGCCGTCCCGGGACTTCACCGCCGTACGGAGCCGCACGGCCTCGTCATCGATGGCGGCGACAGCGGCCCTGGCCTCGTGGCGGGACTGCGGGCCCTGCGGGACCGAGGCGATCAAGGTGCCCAGTTCGGGGCGGTGTACGGGGGTCCCGGCGCCGTCCAGCGCCGCGGCCAGGGCATCGGGACGCGGTTCCGCACCGGCCAGTACGCGGTTGAGCGCGGGGCGCGCCTCGGGCTGGACGGTGAGCGCACCGGGGACAGCGGCCGCCGCGAAGCGGGGATCGGTCAGCCCGAGGCGGAGCGAGTGGAGGTGGCCGACGAAACGGGTGTCGACGACCGCCACGCGCTCGTCGGCGGGTGCGGCGGTGAGCAGCTTCGCGGTCTCTGCCGCGTCGGCTGCGACGCGTACATCGAAGCCCAGCGACCGCAGATCGCCCTCCAGCGACGATCCGGGTACCGGCGCACCGGCGAGGATGGCGGTCGACAGACGAACTCACTCCTTGGAGCTGGCGTGACACACGCGGAGACGGCCCGCTCCCGGCAGGGACGGGCGGCATGTCGGCAGAGGCTATCGGATGGACTGAAGCAGGAGTTCACGGGCTGTTTACGTCCCGATCCGACCGGGCATGACCCCGCGCCACCTGCTGCGGTCATCATGATCGATCCATGCCTCGCCCCACAAACCGTGTCCCCGCTCCGCCCGGAAGCGGCGGGGCCTGGGTGTCTCAGGGGTGTCTTAGGGTGGCCGGTATGACGTGGCTGATCACAGGCGGGGCGGGGTACATCGGAGCGCATGTGGCGCGGGCGATGGTCGCGGACGGCGAGCGGGTGGTCGTGCTGGACGACCTGTCGAGCGGGCTCGCCGAGCGCCTTCCGGCCGGAGTCGAGCTGGTGCGCGGCTCGGTGCTCGACCGCGGGCTCCTGGACGCCACCCTGGCCGGCCACGACGTCACGGGGGTGGTGCATCTCGCGGGCAAGAAGCAGGTCGGGGAGTCCGTCGAGCACCCGCTGAGCTACTACCGGGACAATGTGCACGGCCTGACCGTGGTGCTGGAGGCCGTGGTCGCTGCCGGGGTGCGGCGCTTCCTCTTCTCGTCTTCGGCCGCCGTCTACGGCGTCCCCGATGTGGAGCTGATCACCGAGTCGACGCCCTGCGCGCCGATCAATCCGTACGGCGAGACGAAGCTGGCCGGCGAGTGGCTGGTACGGGCGGCGGGCAAGGCGCACGGGCTGTCCACCGCCTGCCTGCGCTACTTCAACGTGGCGGGTGCGGCCGCGCCCGGGCTGGCCGACATCGGGGTCCACAACGTCATCCCGATGTTCTTCGACCGGCTGACCCGCGGTGAGGACCCGCGGATCTTCGGCGCCGACTACGCCACACCCGACGGCACCTGTATCCGTGACTACATCCATGTCGCCGATCTCGCCGACGCCCATGTCGCCGTGGCCCGCAAACTGTCTCCCGACGGCGGTGCGGGGGATCTCACACTCAATGTCGGCCGGGGTACGGGCGTATCGGTACGCGAACTGGCCGACCTCGTCGCCTCGGTCACCGGGCTGCCGACGTCCCCCGTGGTCGAGCCGCGCCGCCCGGGCGACGCGGCGAAGGCCGTCGCTTCGGGCGAGCTGATCGCCAGGGAGCTCGGCTGGAAAGCCTCGCGCGGGGTGCGCGAGATGGTCGGGTCGGCCTGGGATGGCTGGTGTCTGCGACACCCCGGCGCGCGCCGCAAATGATCTCGCGCCCCATCTTGACCTGCCATTATTTCCGCAGGTCAGAGTAGCTGACAATGGTGTTCGGTCTCGTGTTGCCCGATACCCCTGCCCCGTAGTTGGCTGACCTCTCGGACCGGCACGCTCACGATCGGGAGGCGCTCTCATGGGGGCTGGGCACGACCACGGGCATGCGCACGGCGGACCGCCGCCGACCGGGACCGCCGGGGCCGCTCACCGGGTCCGCCTGCGCATCGCGCTCTGCATCACGCTGACCGTGATGGTGGTGGAGATCGCCGGCGGCCTGCTGGCCGACTCGCTGGCGCTGCTCGCGGACGCGACGCATATGGCGACGGACGCGCTCGGCCTGGCGATGGCACTCCTGGCGATCCACTTCGCCAACCTCCCCGCCAGCGGGAACCGGACCTTCGGCTATGCGCGGGCGGAGATCCTGGCCGCGCTCGCCAACTGCCTTCTACTGCTGGGCGTGGGCGGTTATGTCCTGTACGAGGCGATTCAGCGCTTCATCACGCCGACCGAGACGGCGGGCGGCCTGACGATCGTTTTCGGCCTCATCGGGCTGGCCGCCAACATGATCTCGCTCTCCGTCCTCGTCCGCGGACAGCAGGAGAGCATCAATGTCCGCGGCGCCTATCTGGAGGTGATGGCCGACGCGCTCGGCTCGGTCGCCGTGCTGATCTCGGCCACCCTCATCCTGACGACCGGCTGGCAGGCGGCCGACCCGCTGGCCTCGATCGTCATCGGCCTCATGATCGTTCCGCGTACGGTCAAGCTGCTGCGCGAGACGCTCGACGTACTGCTGGAAGCGGCCCCGAAGAACGTCGACATGGGCGAGGTCCGGGCCCATATCCTGGGCCTTCCCGGGGTGGCCGACGTCCATGATCTGCATGCGTGGACGATCACTTCGGGGATGCCGGTCCTCTCCGCGCACGTGGTGGTCAGCCCCGGCACCCTGGACGCGATCGGCCACGAGAAGATGCTGCACGACCTGCAGGGCTGCCTAGGCGCCCACTTCGACGTCGCGCACTGCACCTTCCAGCTGGAGCCGGGCGGCCACGCGGAGCACGAGGCGAAGCTCTGCCACTGAGGCTTTCTTCGTCCTGCTGACCGAACACCCCCTCGGCGGCGGCGTGTTCAGTCCCACCCGGGCGGAAGGCACGTGGACCACCGCGCGTACGGCGACGCATACGGATTGTGCAGCATATGCGCCGCACCCGAGCCACGGGGCCGGTTTCCCGGCAGCCGCCGAATTCTGATATTCCGGTCGGTGGCTCTGCCACGCAGTGTGGCGGGGGCACCGACACGTCCCGCGCTCCGAAGTGCGGACAAGCCGCTTTTGTACGGCAGACTGAGGAGCCGGTGACGCCCGATGCGAAGGATGGTTATGTCGAACGGCGCAGCAGAAGCGATCATGCTCGAACTGGTCGATGAGAGCGGCAGGACCATCGGAACGGCGGAGAAGCTCGCCGCCCACCAGGCACCCGGTCAGCTGCACCGGGCCTTCTCGGTGTTCCTCTTCGACGGGGCGGGGCGACTGCTGATCCAGCGTCGGGCACTGGGCAAGTACCACTCCCCAGGCGTGTGGTCCAACACCTGTTGCGGGCATCCTTATCCCGGCGAATCCCCCTTCGCGGCGGCGGCCCGGCGCACCTATGAGGAGTTGGGTATCTCCCCGGCACTGCTCGCCGAGGCCGGCACAGTGCGTTACAACCACCCGGACCCCGACTCGGGCCTGGTGGAGCAGGAGTTCAATCACCTGTTCGTCGGACTCGCCCAGGCGGAACTGCGGCCGGACCCGGACGAGGTGGACGACACGGCGTTCGTCACCGCCGCCGAACTGGGCGAGCGGCACTCCTCCGCGCCGTTCTCCTCGTGGTTCATGACGGTGCTCGACGCCGCGCGCCCCGCCGTCAGAGAGCTGACGGGGCCGAACGGGGGCTGGTAACGACAGGGGCGAGCGGCAGTGCGGACCAGATGACCTTGCCGCCGCTCGCCGTCTGCTCGACACCGCAGGTCCCGCCGGCCTCGGCGGTGACCTCACGCACGAGCATCAGACCACGCCCTCCGGTCTGCCCCTGGTCCGCGTCCAGCGCCTTCGGACGGTAGGGGTGGTTGTCCTCGACCGACACCCGGATCCAGGAGGCCCCGACGGCGACCTCCACGGCCACCTCCGGGGAGAGCAGCGCGGCATGGCGTACGGCGTTGGTGACGAGCTCGGAGACGATCAGCAGCAGGCCCTGGACGGTGTCGCCGCCGACCGGGACCTGCTGGCGCGACAGAAGATCGCGTACGGCGTGCCGGGCCTGCGGTACGGAGATGTCGACCGCCGGGGCGGTGAACCGCCAGACGCCTTCGTAGGGCAGGGAGCCGGCGACCGCCGGGTCGGGCGGGCTGTTGCTCCCGCGGCTCTCCATATTCCGGCTCCCGCCCTCGCGCTCGATGGTGACCACGCATTGAGTGTTGGGAATGAGCTGGTCCGCACCGAGCGGCTGAACAGAAGTCAGCACCAATCGGCGCTATTCGAGGGAATGCGACCGGCCCTGTTAAAAGCGTGACAACTTCTGGTCTTCTGATTCCGGTCTCTTGATTCTGGTTTCCTGTCTTCCGGTCTCGAAGACCGTCGGCACGGTCCGTCCGATCACCGCCCGGCCGGGCCGGATAGCATCCGGCCCATGGAGCCGCAGCTGCAGCACACCGTCGCCGACGGGGTCGCCACCGTCGTGATCAGCAACCCCGCCAAGCGCAATGCCATGACGGCTGCCATGTGGCGGGCCCTGCCGGTGCTGCTCGACCGGCTGGCAGACGATCCCGCCGTCCGCGTCCTGGTCCTGACCGGAGCCGGGAACACCTTCTGCGCCGGCGCCGACATATCGACACTCCGGGACCCCGGTGAGGACCCCCAGCGGCTCGCGGTCCGGGCCGAGGAGACCCTGGCCGCCTTCCCCAAGCCGACGCTCGCCGCCGTGCGCGGGTACTGCGTGGGCGGGGGCTGCCAGCTGGCGGCAGCGTGCGACCTGCGGTTCGCTGAGGAAGGGGCCTTGTTCGGGGTGACTCCGGCGAAGCTCGGGATCGTCTATCCGGCGGCCTCCACCGCGCGGCTGGCCTCCCTGGTGGGCCCGGCGACCGCCAAGTACCTGCTGTTCTCAGCCGAGTTGATCGGCACTGACCACGCACTGCGGTCCGGCCTGCTGGACGAGGTGCTGCCCATGGGGCTGCTCGGCCAGCGGGTGGCGGAGTTCAGCCGGGTGCTGGTGTCCCGCTCGCAGCTGACGCAGACGGCGGCCAAGGAGTTCGTCGCAGGGCGGGGTGACCGGGGCGCGTACTGGCGGGCGGCGGCGCGGGACTCCGACGACCCGGCGGAGGGGGTGGCGGCGTTCCTGGAGCGGCGGGAGCCCCGCTTCACCTGGACCCCCAGCTCCGGGGTGGCTCCGCGATAACGAATGCCCCGCGTTCCCGCCATCCGCGCCATCCACCTCTCCCGTCATCAGCTTTCCTGCCGTCCCTTCCTCCCGTACCAACCAGTCGGTAACATCCAGGCCATGACCTCGCTCCAGCCGCACGCCGGCCGTCGCTGCCACAATTCCGTCAACCCGCTGCACTCGACGCTGTACTTCTCCCCCGACTTCACCGAGCAGCTCGCCGGTGTCGGGATCGACGACGCGGGCGCCGCCTACTTCGCCGGGCGCAGTGCGGCGATGGGGGCCGTGGGCCCCGGCACGATCGCCGCCACGTTCTACAACTTCAACCCCGAGCTGATCGCACGGCACGTTCCCGCCGTCTGGGAGACGGCCGCACCGCAGACCGTGCTCGACGCCCGGCTGCGCGCCGCGGACGCCACACTGCGGCGGCTGCTCGGCGACGAGGCAGTCGGGTCCGGCGCGATGGCCGAGGCGGCGCGGCTCGCGCTGCGCGCGGCCGGAGCCTGCACCCGGCACGCCAGGCCGCTGTACTCCGCCCACGCCGATCTGCCGGTCCCCGAGCAGCCCCATCTCGCGTTCTGGCACGCGGCGACGCTGCTGCGCGAGCACCGGGGCGACGGCCATCTCGCCGTGCTGCTCGCCGCCGGGCTCGACCCGCTGGAGGCCCTGGTGAGCCACACGGCGACCGGCAAGGGCATGGCGGCCCGCTGGATCCTCGCGACCCGCGGCTGGAGCCGGAGCGACTGGGACGCGGCCGTGGAGCGGCTGCGCGGGCGCGGGCTGCTGGACGCGGACGGCGCGCTCACCGACGCGGGAACGCGGCTTCGCCAGGACGTGGAGTCGGACACCGACCGCCTCGACCTCGCACCGTACGAACACCTGGGCGCCGAGGGCGTGGAGCGCCTCACGGAGCTGGCGCGTGGCTTCCTCGCCACCGCCGCGGCGGCCGGCGCCTTCCCGTCGAACCTCAGCTGATCCGGTCCCGGTCGGGCGTGATCCCCGCTCTGTCGGCGCCGCCTGCCACAATGCTGATGCACTGTTTCCCCGCGCGGCGTCGGTCCGGCTCCCACCGGCGGACCGATCACCGAGCGGGGTCCGGGGGCTGCTCCGGAAGAATGCGGCAAGTTCAGCGAGAAGGCGGTACGGGATCGTGACCACGACCACCCCAGTTTCCATCGAAAGCAGGATCGCGGAGGAGCTCGGCGTCAGGGAACGGCAGGTGAAGGCCGCCGTAGAGCTGCTCGACGGCGGTTCGACCGTGCCGTTCATCGCGCGCTACCGCAAGGAAGCGACCGAGATGCTCGACGACGCGCAGCTGCGCGCGCTGGAGGAGCGGCTGCGCTATCTGCGGGAGCTGGAGGAGCGGCGGACGGCAGTTCTGGAGTCCGTACGGGAGCAGGGCAAGCTCGACGACGCGCTGGAGGCGCAGATCCGGGCCGCGGAGACGAAGGCCCGTCTTGAGGACATCTATCTGCCCTTCAAGCCGAAGCGCAGGACCAAGGCCCAGATCGCGCGCGAGGCCGGTCTCGGGCCGCTCGCCGACGGGCTGCTCGCCGATCCCTCGGTGGAACCGCTCGCGGCCGCGGCGGCGTTCACCGACGCGGACAAGGGCGTCGCAGATCCGGCTGCCGCACTGGACGGCGCCCGGGCCATCCTCACCGAGCGGTTCGGTGAGGACGCCGACCTCATCGGCGAGCTGCGGGAGCGGATGTGGACGCGCGGGCGGCTGACGGCGAAGGTCCGGGACGGCAAGGAGGAGCAGGGCGCCAAGTTCGCCGACTACTTCGAGTTCGCCGAGCCGTTCACCGAACTGCCCTCGCACCGGGTCCTGGCGATGCTGCGGGGCGAGAAGGAGGACGTGCTCGACCTGGTCCTGGAGCCGGAGGAGCCGTCGGACACCGCAGGGCCTTCGGCGTACGAGTCGATGATCGCGCGGCGCTTCGGGGTGGCCGACCGCGGCAGGCCCGGCGACGCATGGCTGGCGGAGACGGTGCGCTGGTCCTGGCGCACCCGCATCCTGGTCCATCTCGGTATCGACCTGCGGCTGCGGCTGCGGACGGCGGCCGAGGACGACGCGGTCAAGGTCTTCGCGTCCAATCTGCGCGACCTGCTGCTGGCCGCGCCCGCCGGGACCCGTGCCACGCTCGGACTCGACCCCGGGTTCCGTACGGGGGTGAAGGTCGCCGTGGTCGACGCGACCGGCAAGGTCGTGGCCACCGATGTAATCCACCCGCATGTCCCCGCGAACCGTTGGGACGAGGCGCTGGCCAAGCTGGCCCGGCTGGCGAAGGAGCACGCGGTCGACCTGATCGCGATCGGGAACGGCACCGCGTCGCGCGAGACGGATAAACTCGCCGGTGAACTGTGCGCGCGGCACCCCGAGTTGAAGCTGACGAAAGTGATGGTCTCGGAGGCGGGGGCTTCCGTCTACTCGGCGTCCGC
This window harbors:
- a CDS encoding DUF5941 domain-containing protein; the encoded protein is MSTAILAGAPVPGSSLEGDLRSLGFDVRVAADAAETAKLLTAAPADERVAVVDTRFVGHLHSLRLGLTDPRFAAAAVPGALTVQPEARPALNRVLAGAEPRPDALAAALDGAGTPVHRPELGTLIASVPQGPQSRHEARAAVAAIDDEAVRLRTAVKSRDGFFTTYCISPYSRYIARWCARHGLTPNQVTTASLITALIAAACAATGTRGGYIAAGVLLICSFVLDCTDGQLARYSLQYSTLGAWLDATFDRAKEYAYYAGLALGAARNGDDVWVLALGAMVLQTCRHVVDFSFNEANHDATGNTSPTAALSDKLDSVGWTVWVRRMIVLPIGERWAMIAVLTAVTTPRIVFYALLVGCALAACYTTAGRILRSLTRRATRTDRAAQALADLADSGPLAQLFARFLRGPRGALPVIAFVGGALVVAVSLFAPVGSWWPAAGAALYCVLSGTAVSRPLKGALDWLVPPVFRAAEYVTILVLAARSDVHEALPAAFGLVGAVAYHHYDTVYRIKGGTGAPPRWLVRTIGGHEGRTLVVAVLAAVLTTRHTAGGGFAVALTVLAVAVAIVVLAESIRFWVSSGAPAVHDEGEPA
- a CDS encoding enoyl-CoA hydratase/isomerase family protein, whose protein sequence is MEPQLQHTVADGVATVVISNPAKRNAMTAAMWRALPVLLDRLADDPAVRVLVLTGAGNTFCAGADISTLRDPGEDPQRLAVRAEETLAAFPKPTLAAVRGYCVGGGCQLAAACDLRFAEEGALFGVTPAKLGIVYPAASTARLASLVGPATAKYLLFSAELIGTDHALRSGLLDEVLPMGLLGQRVAEFSRVLVSRSQLTQTAAKEFVAGRGDRGAYWRAAARDSDDPAEGVAAFLERREPRFTWTPSSGVAPR
- the idi gene encoding isopentenyl-diphosphate Delta-isomerase, whose product is MRRMVMSNGAAEAIMLELVDESGRTIGTAEKLAAHQAPGQLHRAFSVFLFDGAGRLLIQRRALGKYHSPGVWSNTCCGHPYPGESPFAAAARRTYEELGISPALLAEAGTVRYNHPDPDSGLVEQEFNHLFVGLAQAELRPDPDEVDDTAFVTAAELGERHSSAPFSSWFMTVLDAARPAVRELTGPNGGW
- a CDS encoding cation diffusion facilitator family transporter produces the protein MGAGHDHGHAHGGPPPTGTAGAAHRVRLRIALCITLTVMVVEIAGGLLADSLALLADATHMATDALGLAMALLAIHFANLPASGNRTFGYARAEILAALANCLLLLGVGGYVLYEAIQRFITPTETAGGLTIVFGLIGLAANMISLSVLVRGQQESINVRGAYLEVMADALGSVAVLISATLILTTGWQAADPLASIVIGLMIVPRTVKLLRETLDVLLEAAPKNVDMGEVRAHILGLPGVADVHDLHAWTITSGMPVLSAHVVVSPGTLDAIGHEKMLHDLQGCLGAHFDVAHCTFQLEPGGHAEHEAKLCH
- the galE gene encoding UDP-glucose 4-epimerase GalE — protein: MTWLITGGAGYIGAHVARAMVADGERVVVLDDLSSGLAERLPAGVELVRGSVLDRGLLDATLAGHDVTGVVHLAGKKQVGESVEHPLSYYRDNVHGLTVVLEAVVAAGVRRFLFSSSAAVYGVPDVELITESTPCAPINPYGETKLAGEWLVRAAGKAHGLSTACLRYFNVAGAAAPGLADIGVHNVIPMFFDRLTRGEDPRIFGADYATPDGTCIRDYIHVADLADAHVAVARKLSPDGGAGDLTLNVGRGTGVSVRELADLVASVTGLPTSPVVEPRRPGDAAKAVASGELIARELGWKASRGVREMVGSAWDGWCLRHPGARRK
- a CDS encoding SCO6745 family protein; the encoded protein is MTSLQPHAGRRCHNSVNPLHSTLYFSPDFTEQLAGVGIDDAGAAYFAGRSAAMGAVGPGTIAATFYNFNPELIARHVPAVWETAAPQTVLDARLRAADATLRRLLGDEAVGSGAMAEAARLALRAAGACTRHARPLYSAHADLPVPEQPHLAFWHAATLLREHRGDGHLAVLLAAGLDPLEALVSHTATGKGMAARWILATRGWSRSDWDAAVERLRGRGLLDADGALTDAGTRLRQDVESDTDRLDLAPYEHLGAEGVERLTELARGFLATAAAAGAFPSNLS
- a CDS encoding ATP-binding protein, whose protein sequence is MESRGSNSPPDPAVAGSLPYEGVWRFTAPAVDISVPQARHAVRDLLSRQQVPVGGDTVQGLLLIVSELVTNAVRHAALLSPEVAVEVAVGASWIRVSVEDNHPYRPKALDADQGQTGGRGLMLVREVTAEAGGTCGVEQTASGGKVIWSALPLAPVVTSPRSAPSAL
- a CDS encoding Tex family protein → MTTTTPVSIESRIAEELGVRERQVKAAVELLDGGSTVPFIARYRKEATEMLDDAQLRALEERLRYLRELEERRTAVLESVREQGKLDDALEAQIRAAETKARLEDIYLPFKPKRRTKAQIAREAGLGPLADGLLADPSVEPLAAAAAFTDADKGVADPAAALDGARAILTERFGEDADLIGELRERMWTRGRLTAKVRDGKEEQGAKFADYFEFAEPFTELPSHRVLAMLRGEKEDVLDLVLEPEEPSDTAGPSAYESMIARRFGVADRGRPGDAWLAETVRWSWRTRILVHLGIDLRLRLRTAAEDDAVKVFASNLRDLLLAAPAGTRATLGLDPGFRTGVKVAVVDATGKVVATDVIHPHVPANRWDEALAKLARLAKEHAVDLIAIGNGTASRETDKLAGELCARHPELKLTKVMVSEAGASVYSASAFASQELPDMDVTLRGAVSIARRLQDPLAELVKIDPKSIGVGQYQHDLSEVKLSRSLDAVVEDCVNGVGVDVNTASAPLLSRVSGIGSGLAENIVAHRDANGPFRSRKALKDVSRLGPKAYEQCAGFLRIRDGDDPLDASSVHPEAYPVVRTMTKKAGGSSLVGNAALLRSLDPAEFVNDTFGLPTVTDILRELEKPGRDPRPAFKTATFKEGVEKLGDLTAGMVLEGVVTNVAAFGAFVDIGVHQDGLVHVSALSKTFVKDPRDVVKPGDIVKVKVMDVDIPRKRISLSLRLDDEAGAKPGGGKERQERGRRAQEGQGGRPPQQRQGGGGRRGGGGVGGGRASAPAPANSAMADALRRAGLTDPGRGQGRG
- a CDS encoding phosphocholine cytidylyltransferase family protein, with amino-acid sequence MIGLVLAAGAGRRLRPYTDTLPKALVPVGPEGEGEPTTVLDIALSNFAEVGLTEVAVVVGYRKEAVYARRAEFEAKYGVTITLIDNDKAEEWNNAYSLWCAREVLKQGVILANGDTVHPVSVEKTLLAARGDGRRIVLALDTVKHLADEEMKVITDGTDAVTRITKLMDPSTATGEYIGVTLIEPEAAEELADALKVTFERDPDLYYEDGYQELVNRGFRIDVAPIGDVAWVEIDNHDDLAKGRGIACQY